In the genome of Bacillus thuringiensis, the window TACCAAGTACAGCTAAAAATGCGACATATCCGCTACCTACCGCTATCCCTCCAGCTAAACCAATTAAAATAACAAATCCAGACTCAATCATCGGCAAGTTGTTTCATATTATCCTTGTTTTCATTAACGATTACATACTGATCAAGTGACTGTTGGTATTGAAACATCTCAACTTCTAACGGACTCGGCTCTTCATTAATTCGTTTTTGAAATACATGATTAAAGAATAAAACCATCCCTAAGCCAAGACCTACAGAATAAGGAATTTGAAATAAAAGTGGCTGTGCATTAAATTCTCCAGTAATCATGTAATATAACCGTTGATGTACTTGTTGCATACTTACATCTTCATGGAAATAAATGATCGCAAGGGCCGCTCCAATGAAAAGTAACAGCCATACAAGCCCGAAAAAAACTGGATGCGCCTTCTTTTTTTCGTATATAATTTCAACAAGAGTTTGTCCAGAACCAAGTAAATTAATTTGTACATGAGATGCTTTCTGTTGAATAATCTCGATTACTTTCATAACATCAATTACAACATGCGTCTTATCATGCGCTGTTATTTTGTAAACTATCTCATTTTGTAACAACTCAACTACGGAAGAATCTCCGGCAAGTTGAGCAACATCGCCCAGCTTTACTTCATAAGTAGGAGAAACTTTTAAACGATTGCGCATTTTAATATAAATCGTTTGTTCCAAATTTCATTCACCCCTTCACTCTTCCTCGTAGTTGTAGTATGGTTATTGAATTTTTTTCTAATACAATTTTTTCATAAAAAAACATCTGCACCATTTTGGTACAGATGTTTTTTACTTATGCCTTTTTCTTAAATAAGTTTGCAATACTTAATGCAAGCCCTCCCCAAATGACTACTATTCCAATAACCATCATCATAATCGCTGATCCACTCATTATGAAACACCTCGATCTTTCCATTCTTTTTCAAGCTTAGCAGAATCCGAATGAATTTGTGCATCCCATTTTTTTAGGCCAATGATTATTGCAACTATGAGGAATGCTGCTGCTATCGACCAACCATACGTTACAACAAACTCAGTCGGATAATCTCCGTAGTTCTTTTTAATATTTTGGATTGTACCATCAATTAGCATATACCCTAACATAAGCGGAGTAATAACGAGTAAACTCACTCTCCAAAACGTTCCTAATTTAATATCAGATACAAAGTTTGCATGATTTTGATAAACTGGTAAGCGACGTAAAATGAGCCCTATCGTAACTACTTCCGCAAGTGCAATTGTAATTAATCCGAAATTATTAGCGAAATAGTCGACAACATCTAAGAACATAAGTCCACCACGTGTTGCAAAAACAAGAGAAACTAACACGAGAAGGGTTCCCATAATTCCAATAGTTTTTTCCCGACTTAAACTGAATTTTTCAGATACAGCGGCAAAGCATACTTCCGCGAGTGAAATAAGTGATGTAATTCCAGCAACCGTTAACGATAAGAAAAATAAAACACCAAACAACGGTGACATCGGCAATTCATTAATAATTTGTGGAAATACTACGAACGCAAGCCCAACGCCAGCACTTGCTACTTTATCAACCGGTACTCCCATATTATTTGCCATAAATCCAAGAGCTGCAAAGACCCCAATACCTGCTAATAATTCAAATCCTGAGTTTGCAAATCCAGTAATAAAGGCATTATTTGTTGTATCTGAGTTTTTCGGTAAATAACTAGAATACGTAATCATAATTCCAAATGCTAAAGATAAACTAAAGAATATTTGACCATAAGCAGCAAGCCATACTTTCCCATCAAAAATACGACTCCAATCTGGTTTAAAGAATGCATCTAGTCCTTGCATAGCACCTTCCATCGTCACTGCACGAACAACGATAATAAGGAACATAACAACTAATAAAGGAATAAATATACGGTTAACAACTTCGATTCCTTTTTTAACTCCTTTAAATGCAACGCCCAGCACAATAATCCAAACGAGAGCTAACGGAATTAATACTTCTGGTACAAGTCCTCCAAATTGTCCTGGCTTATCTGCAACATGTAAGTACTCTTTAAATAAAAATGATTGCGTGTCTTTTCCCCATGCTCCAGTAATTGCAAAGTATGTATACGATATAGACCAAGCAATAATCACTGCATAATATGTTGAAACGATAAATGTTACGCACATTTGCCACCATCCAATAAATTCGGCACGCGGGCTAATACGGAAAAATGTAAGTGGTGCCGAACCACGATGACGATGACCAAGGGCAAACTCAAACGCTAACAATGAAATACCAGTCGTTAATAATGCAAATAAGTACGGTAAAAAGAATGCTCCTCCTCCATTTTCATACGCTGTATAAGGAAAACGCCATATGTTTCCTAATCCAACGGCAGATCCGACCGCTGCGAAAATAAATCCAGCTCTCGTTCCCCATTGTTGCCTCGTTTCCATGTTTCCTTCCCCCTTTATGACAAGTTCATACTTGGATTATATTTTAAATTAACTAAATTATCAATAAATTCTGTTAATTTTTGCGAAAATTAACATCTCTCTCCTATTAACGGCATAAAAAAAATCGAATAGACAATTATTCGTCTATTCGATCTTTCATCTGTTTTAATATTTTCTTTTCAAGTCTTGAAACTTGTACTTGCGAAATGCCTATGCGCTCTGCTACTTCTGACTGTGTTTGATCTTTATAGTAACGCAAGTATACAATTAAGCGCTCTCGTTCATCTAGTTCTCTAATCGCTTCTTTTAAAGCAATTTTATCGAACCATTTCGTTTCAGATTGATCTGCAATTTGATCTAAAATAGTGATTGGATCTCCATCGTTTTCATATACAGTTTCATGTATAGATGAAGGGGCCCGGCTCGCTTCTTGTGCTAGAACAACTTCCTCTGGCGTTAGTTCTAGTGCCTCTGCCACTTCATTAATCGTTGGAGCCCTTCCGAACTCTTTCGAAAGCTCATCTCTCATCTTTCGAATTTTGTTTCCTGTTTCTTTTAAAGACCTACTAACTTTCACTGATCCATCATCACGTAAGAAACGTTGTATTTCACCAATAATCATTGGAACTGCATATGTTGAAAATTTCACGTCGAAAGATAAATCAAATTTATCTACCGATTTCAAGAGCCCAATACATCCAATTTGAAATAGGTCGTCTGGTTCGTATCCTCGATTAAGAAACCGCTGTACAACCGACCAAACGAGGCGCATATTACTTTGAACGATTGTATCTCTCGCTTGTTGATCTCCATCTTGACTTTTTTGAATTAACGCTTTTAGCTCGTGGTCCTTTAACTGAGGTTTCTTCTTCTCATTTTTGACCTCTATGTCCATAGGCTATTCTCCTTAATTGCATAGAGCGTTACTATTTGATAAGTATTTTGTCAAATGGATTGTTGTCCCGAAAGATTCGTTTGAAATAACTTCTACTTCATCCATAAAATTTTCCATGATAGTAAATCCCATTCCGGAACGCTCTAATTCAGGTTTAGTTGTAAAAAGGGGTTGTCTCGCTTCATCTAAGTTAAAGATTCCAATCCCTTCATCTCGAATCGTGAGTTTCACCATTGCTTCTTCCAAAATTACAGAAATATAAACAATACCTTCTGCATTTCCTTCGTATCCATGAATAATTGCATTTGTAACCGCTTCTGACACAACTGTTTTAATCTCCGTTAATTCTTCCATCGTTGGATCTAGTTGTGCAATGAAAGCCGCCACTGTAACGCGAGCGAATGATTCATTTTGACTTAATGCTGAAAATTGAAGGTTCATTTCATTTCTCATCTATGCCACCCCCAACGTCGCGAGCGCGTGCGCTTCACTTTCTTCTAAGCGAACGATTTTGAATAAGCCCGACATTTCAAATAAACGCTTAACAGGCGGTGAAATTGCACAAACAACCATTTCTCCACCTAATCCCTTTACGTGTTTATATCGGCCTAATATAACACCTAGACCAGAACTATCCATAAACGATAAGTTCTCTAGGCTCAAAACAATATGATGAACACCATGTGTCTCAATCATATCTGTTACTTTCGTTCGCAACTCTTCAGCCGTATGATGATCTAATTCACCCTCTAGTCTCACACATAGGACGTCACGTTTTACTTCTAATTGCATGGAAAGACTCACACGATTTCCTCCTTATGCTCAAACTTTACTTATTCACATACATAAAGATTTTCGTGATATAAAATAAGAATCCTTCCTGCTGACAAAAGAAGAACTATTTCGTCATAAAGTGAAACCTTTCAGCATTATTCACTTACATACGAATAGAAAAGCGGCAAAATATTTGCCGCTATTTTGATGTTGAAAACATCCCAAAACTTCTTTTAAATAACTCCCACCAGCTCGCTGCAGCAACATCTTCTTTTGCTATAATTGTTTGTTTTAATAAAACATCTTTATCTTTTTTAATAACAAGGGTGCCAAGCGCGTCACCTTTTTTAATCGGTGCTTTTACTTTCTTTTCAGCAATTACTTCTTGTTTTACCTTGTCCATATTCTCGCCCTTCTTCATAAGAAGAGAAACATTATCTGACGCAACTAAATCTACTTTTTCTTTTTTCCCTTTTCCTACTTGAACTGTCTTAATTTTTTCGCCACGCGTATACAATTTCTTTGTCATATATTGTCCAAATGCATAGTCAAGAAGCTTCGTCACTTGGTTGTTCCGTTCTTTTGATGTTGGTGCTCCCATGACAACTGAAATGACACGCATACCATTTTTTTCAGCCGATGCCGTTAAACAATATTTCGCTTCTGTCGTAAAACCTGTTTTTACTCCATCTACGCCAGGATAAAAACGTACTAGCTTATTCGTATTAACGAGCCAAAACTTTTTATCCGTATCTTCACGTAAATAATCTTCGTACTTACCTGTGTATTTACGAATAAGTGGATACTTCATCAATTCTCTCGCCATTATAGCCATATCATTTGCTGTCGAATAATGGTCTTTGGCTGGAAGACCTGTTGGGTTTTGAAAATGTGTATTTTTCAGCCCTAAATCTTTCGCCTTTTTGTTCATCATATTTACAAATCCTTCTTCTGAACCTGCGATATGCTCGGCTACTGCAACAGATGCGTCATTTCCAGATGCAATTGCAATACCCTTTAACATCTCATTTACAGTCATCTCTTCCCCAGGTTCTAAAAAGATTTGCGATCCACCCATTGAAGCTGCATGTTCGCTCGCTCTAACTTTATCGGTCAGTTTTAGTTTTCCTTTTTCAACTTGTTCCATAATTAAAAGCATTGTCATAATCTTTGTCATACTAGCAGGTGGTAATTTTTCATTTGGGTTTTTATCAAATAAAACTTTACCTGTATCTTGCTCAATTACGATTGCTGACGACGCTTGTTCCGCTAACTTCGGCGTTGTTTCTTCTGTTTTCTCCTGCTTCGTTTTCTCAGATTGCGCAAAACTCACTGAAGTTCCAGAAAGCAATAACATGAAACAAACAAGTATTCCAAAAACTCGCTTCATGACTAACCCTCCATTCTATATCAGACCTATTTTTTCCAATTTACCTTTTTTTAATACCAATTTTTTCTATTATTTTCAGTTGACAAATACATTCGTCCCCTATATTGTATTAAGTGTATTACACACAGTAGTACACTTAATACATATGAGGAAGGAGACATTGCTCTTGCATATTCAACTTGACCCAAGAAGCAACACTCCGATATGGGAACAAATTGTTCAAAATATAAAAGAACTCGTATTGAAAAACATGTTGGCTCCAAGTGATAAACTTCCTTCTGTACGCGAGCTCGCTTCTTTACTCGTTATAAATCCAAATACAGTGAGTAAAGCGTATCAAGAGTTAGAGCGACAAGGAATTATTGAAACGTTACGAGGAAAAGGAACATTTGTATCCCAATCGATTACCCCAACATTAGACGAAAGGAAAATCGCTATGGTTGAAAAGCAATTTCATCAATTACTATTAGAAGCCTCTTATCTTGGTATTACGAAAGATAAAATTCATGATTGGATAGATTCATACTATAAAGAGATTGGAGGGAATACGGATGTTGAAAGTGACAAGCTTGAAGAAAACAATTGATAATCAAACAATTTTAGACGATGTTTCTTTCACATTACAAAGAGCTAGTATCGTCGGATTACTTGGAAGAAATGGTGCGGGGAAAACAACTTTATTACGAACGATAGTCGGCATTTTAGACCCAGATGAGGGAACTGTTACATATGAGGATATCGACATTCATAAAAATCCTGAAACGAAACAAAAAATCGTATATGTTCCGGATTCTACTAACATACTGAACGGTTATACAGTAAAAGAAATCGTGAAGTTTTATAAAGCAGTTTATACCGCATTTGATGAACCATATTTCTACGAACTACTAGAACGTTTCAACTTACCAAACAAACGAATTCGTAGTTATTCAAAAGGAATGAAGGCACTGCTTGCCATCATTTTAGCTGTTGCTGCACAGGCAGAATATATTATTTTAGATGAACCGACAAATGGACTTGATCCTATCGTTAAAAGACAGATTTTACAGTTTCTCGTTGGAGAAGTTGCAGAAAAAGAGATTACCATTTTCATATCTACCCATCATTTAGATGAAGTTGAACAAATTGCAGATACAATCATTATGTTAAAAGGACATACTGTATCTTCTATTACATCGCTAGACGATGCAAAATCACAATTTGCTAAAATCCAAGTTGCTTATGAACGATCATTACCTCAAAAACTAGAAAACTTAAGCAATATTAAAATATTAAATCAAACAGGAAAAGTATATACAATCTTAATTGAGGGAAATGTAGCTACAACACTGGAAAAGTTTTATAAAGAGCAACCTATACTCATTGAAGAATTAACAATGTCACTTGAAGATGTCTTTGTTACGACACTGGAGGAGGATGGGTATGTTTCATAAAGCGTTGTGGATGTGGAATTGGAAGCGCGGGAAATATGCTGTGTTACTCTTCTTCTTTAGTTCGCTTTACTTGTTATCTTTTGGTTACTATAAAAGTGCTCAGAGACAACTTGCTGAGTATTACGAATTACAAGAAAAAGGTAAACAGTATTATTATTTTTATGCCTTTTCGCCAGGCGAAGGTAATAGTTTTTGGTTAACTGTTCTTATCATTGCTTTAGCCTGCTTATTGATAGGATGGGAACGTAGCAATCAATCTAATACACTACTTATGACGATGCCTTTTAAAAGAAAAGATGTCTTCTTATCTAAATGGGCTTTCGGTTCCTTTTGTATTGTGAGCTCGTTACTTATAAATTGGATTCTTATGTATGTTATTTATAGAACAACTATTCATTTTGATTATCAATCATTTATTCCATTTCATCGATACTTTCTTTATGCGATTGTTTCTTATGCAGCAGTATATACAACTGCACTATGCATCGGTACTTTTACTGGAAGCGTTGTTTCGCAGGTTGTTTTTTGTATTCCTTGGTTACTAATGGGGCTTACATTTATTCCACTAGTGTACACTTTTACGATAAATCACTTAGAAGCTACCGATACTAAAAATTATAAGTTAGATGAACAACTTTACGAAATTAATCAAAAAACAAATATAGTTGCACCAATATATAATTTCACGATTTATTACCATTATGATCCTGAATCACGTAAAAAAGAAAAGAACTCAACTACTTTAAGAGATCCAGAATCTTATCACTATTATTCAGCTAAATCGATGTTAGTCCCTATTTTTTATACAATAGTTTACTTACTACTTGGAACATATTTATATACACGATCACCAAATGAAAACACTCAAAAGATATTTATTTTCCAAAAACATTTACGAATATGGATATGGGGGACAACCATTTACTTTGCATTACTAGGTGGCTATAAACTAAATCAATTTAATTTCTTACTTAACTACTATATTTGTTTGTTTCTCGCTGGAATCATTACTTATGTTATATTATCACGCCTAACAAATTATAAAGTTTTTTAAAGGAGAGATCCTATGTTTCAAAAAGCACTATGGCTAAGAACATATCAACAAAGTAAATATGTTGTATGGTTATTTTGGCTCGTCAGCTTCTATACTTTGTCATATTACTACTATATGACTTCTATTCAACAGCAACAATTTCTAAATGACAATAAAAAGTGGAACTATGTATATCATTACAATTTTGATTTAACACTCATAAATCCCGTCACACTGTTAGGTAGTGTGCTTATCTTGCTAGCTTGTACGTTAATTGGATGGGAAAGACAAAATAACGCTAGCGACTTGTTATGGTCTATGCCTTTTAAACGTTCACACCTCTATATAACAAAGTGGTTGTTTGGAATCTGTAATATCGCCGCTGTTGTCATTTTAAACTGGGGACTATTTGCTATTATGAAAAAGTTGACTTTTCATAATAAATATCAAGTATTCTCCCCATTCCATAGTTATTTTATATACATGTTAATTGTATTAATCGCTATTTATACACTTGCCTTATGTATAGGAACAATCGCTGGAAATGTTATATCGCAAGGATTTCTCACTGCAGCTCTATTCATGTTCCCAGTGTTACTTCCAGCACTTATTTCAGGAGTCATTGCTGTTCACTCGAATGCCGACTTTCATGAGAACAATGGCAGTATACATGATATTATGGAAAACATACGTATTTCTAGTCCAACAGAAGATTTTAATATTCGCTTTGATTACAATCCTCAAAATGCTTATACCGATGAGGATGGAGTACGTCATAATGAACCAAACTTTACAAAGATTCCACCGGTAAAAACATTGATTGGACCTATTGCACATATCATTATTTTATTACCACTCGGTATATATTTATATGCCCGTTCAGTCAATGAGCGAAATGGTAACTACTTACTATATCCAAAACTACAAAAAATAGTTTTGACATGCGCAATTTTCTTTGTTGGAATCGCTGGAGGTTTAATACTAAGTCGCGCGCAGTCATTGTCCAGCTTTTACATCGGATTTTTAGTAACTAGTTTCATTACGTATTTCTTCCTACCTAAAATATTAAAATGGAAAGTCTCTTGGAATTTCAAATAAAATAACCTCCTTTAAAAGGAGGTTATTTCACATTTTCTCTCCTATCCCCATACACCATCTCTTCTTTCATCCCAAATCCATCACCATTTTGCACAATTTGCTCTGTCGGTGCAACTACACTTTCGGCAATTTTCCATTCCCCACGCTCTTTTACGAATACTTGTAGAAAATAGTTTATGCCATCTAATTGATATGCATTTTCTTTTTTCACATTATAGTGAATCGCAATGTAGTACACTTGAATGTTTTCTTTCCCTATTTTTGATACGTATTGCGATAGTCTCGGTATATAAAGTGCTGCTTTCTGAAAAGATAGTTGCTTCGCTTTAACAAGCGATGAACTTGTTACATTACGTAATGTGTCCCGATTACGAATATTATCGCTATGGTGGAATAATACTGCGTTTTGCATAGAACGAACCCATAATTTCGAATATAAAACTGTATTATCAGTTTCAATGTACTTCACTTCTTTTCGCACCACTTGGATAGGCGTATCTGCGTACGTGAATGTTTGAAAACAGAAAAAACTACCAAATAAAATGGTAAGTGCAGCAATATATTTCATAATCTTTCCTCCGATCTTTTAATTAAAGTATCGGAGTTTCAAAATATTTTTATTCAAAAGAAAAAGGATAGGAGTGCTTTCGCTTCCTATCCTCATTTATTATAATACGCGGCCAAATAGTTCTAAGACCATTTCTATTTCTTGGTCGCTCCAACCTTTAAATCTCTCTTTATAATATTCTTTACGCACAGCTTCAAGTTTTTCAGTTACTTCTCTTCCGTGCTCTGTAATTTCTAAGTACACGATTCGACGATCTGAATTAGAACGTTTTCTTTCTACTAATCCTTTTCGTACGAGACGATCTGTAACAGCTGTAATATGACTGGAGGTTACGTTTACTTCACTCGCAATTTGCGAAGCCATCTGTGGACTGTTTAAAAATAACGCACGTAATACAGAAAATTCATTATATGGCATATGTTCTGCAAAACGTGTATTAATATCATTTTGTAATAAACGTATCATTTTTCGAAATGATGCAGATAAATCTAAAATCAGCGTTTCTCTTTTTTCGTTCAATAGCCTCGTCCCTTTTTTATCATATTTACACATATTATAATCTATAAATACCTATGTTGTATATGCTTTCTTTCCTCAACATTCTCATTTATGTAACTTTTTTCATATAAATTTCTTTTTTGTTCACACATATACATATAAAAAGGATGGTGATGGAAAATGCAGGGTGGAATGAATCCTTATTTACACAACGTACGCACTGCTAATACTGGTAAAGAAGCTACTATTACTGTACAAGGAGAAGGTGTTGTAAAAGCAAAACCGAATGTTGTTATATTAACACTCGGCATTCGAACAGATGATAAAAATGTAAAGCAGGCTCAAGAAGAAAATGCAGTGCAATCCAAACAATTGCTGGATGCACTTAAACAGCTTGGTATTGCCGATAAAGATATAGAGACGATTTCTTATACAATTACTCCTCAATACGAATATGTAAATGATAAAGCATTGCTGCAAGGATACCGTGTAGAGCATTTGTATGAAATTACCGTTTTAAATGTACAAAAAGCTGGGGAAGTATATGATATAGCCGTTTCAAATGGCGCAAATGTAGCAAAAGGTTTACGTTTCCGAGTATCTCATCCAAATAAATATTATGAGCAAGCTCTCATTCAAGCTCTGCACCAGGCAGTAGAAAAAGCTCGTGCTATTGCGAGTACATATAATTTAAATATTAATCCCGTTCCCCTCTCATTCGTTGAAGAATCTGCCCAATTACCAAGGGAGGTTACGTCTTATGCTACTTTACATGCGCAAGCAGCCCCGCCCATTCAATCGGGAGAGTTAGAAATTATTTCAACAATACGGGCAATTTTTACGTATTTATAAATAATTTCATTTATAAGTAAACGTTATCATTTTCCTTGTTGTAAAAACATGATGTTCTGATATAATAAAGGACGGTGAGCTCTTACGAAAGAGATATCACGGGTGGGAGAGGGATATGAAAAAGAAGGTTTAACATGAAAGGAATACTTGAAAGAACATTTAAATTAGGTTTACACGAAACATCACCAAAACAAGAAGTTTTAGCTGGAGTTACGTCATTTTTCACGATCGTATATATTATGATTGTAAATGCGTCAATTTTATCTGATGCTGGCATTCCTCTTGAAGCTGGAATTTTAGCAACTGTTTTCAGCTCATTTGTCGGATGTCTACTCATGGCATTTTGGGCAAATGCACCTGCTATTCTTGTCCCTGGTATGGGTGTAAATGCATTCTTCACGTACACAGCTGTGCATACGCTTGGACTAACTTGGCAAGAAGCATTGGCTGCTGTCTTTATCTCTGGTATTATTTTTGCAATTGCCGCTTTTACACCAATCGCTCGCGTGCTATCAGTATCAATTCCAAAGTCATTAAAAGAAGCAATTACTGTCGGCATCGGATTATTTTTAGCGTTTATCGGATTGCAAAAAGGTGGTTTAGTCGTTTCGAACCCAAATACTGCTGTTGCAATGGGTAAATTAAGTAACCCTGTCGTTCTTGCGACCGTGCTTACTCTTATCGTTGCACTTGTACTATTTATTCGTAACGTACGTGGAAACTTTTTATGGACGATTGCAATAGGAACTGGTATTGCATGGCTATTTGGCCTTGTTGATACAAGTCAAATCGGAAATAGTTCATTCTCATTCGCTAATTACGGCGATGTGTTTGGAGCTATGTCATTTGGCAAACTTTCTTCCTTACCGTTTTGGATTGCAACATTCTCCTTAAGCATGGTGCTTATTTTTGAGAACATGGGACTTCTGCACGGTTTATTAGAAGATGACCGTAAATTCCCACGTGCTTACCAAGCCAATGCAATTTCAGCAATGACATGTGGTCTATTTGGCACAAGCCCTACCGTATCAACAGTAGAGAGTGCCGCAGGTATTACTGCAGGCGGAAAGACAGGTCTGACGTCTATCGTTACGGGGTTGTTATTCTTTGCATCATTGTTTGCACTTCCGTTTGTCAAACTAATTCCTGATAGTGCCATTGCACCAATCTTAATTATTATTGGCGGCCTGATGATTACAAGCATTCAGCAAATTCCTCTGAACGATTTTTCAGAAGGATTTCCAGCGTTCTTAATTATCGTCATGATCCCGCTCACATATAGTATCGCTGATGGCATTGCGTTCGGATTTATTGCTTATCCTATCTTAAAAGTTGCTCTTGGAAAGCGTAAAGAAGTCGCACCATCTATGTATATCATTACATGCTTATTCTTAGCTATGTTTGTATTACATGCCATTGGTTAAGAAAAAACACCGGGGAAATCCTCGGTGTTTTTTACTTAAACCATCCTTTTTTATAAAACCAGGCCATCATTCCGCCGCCAATTAATGCCATTAGAAGAAGACAAATAAAATAACTATATTGTCCACCAAGCTCTGGCATATGCGTAAAGTTCATT includes:
- a CDS encoding ABC transporter permease subunit yields the protein MFQKALWLRTYQQSKYVVWLFWLVSFYTLSYYYYMTSIQQQQFLNDNKKWNYVYHYNFDLTLINPVTLLGSVLILLACTLIGWERQNNASDLLWSMPFKRSHLYITKWLFGICNIAAVVILNWGLFAIMKKLTFHNKYQVFSPFHSYFIYMLIVLIAIYTLALCIGTIAGNVISQGFLTAALFMFPVLLPALISGVIAVHSNADFHENNGSIHDIMENIRISSPTEDFNIRFDYNPQNAYTDEDGVRHNEPNFTKIPPVKTLIGPIAHIIILLPLGIYLYARSVNERNGNYLLYPKLQKIVLTCAIFFVGIAGGLILSRAQSLSSFYIGFLVTSFITYFFLPKILKWKVSWNFK
- a CDS encoding NCS2 family permease; translated protein: MKGILERTFKLGLHETSPKQEVLAGVTSFFTIVYIMIVNASILSDAGIPLEAGILATVFSSFVGCLLMAFWANAPAILVPGMGVNAFFTYTAVHTLGLTWQEALAAVFISGIIFAIAAFTPIARVLSVSIPKSLKEAITVGIGLFLAFIGLQKGGLVVSNPNTAVAMGKLSNPVVLATVLTLIVALVLFIRNVRGNFLWTIAIGTGIAWLFGLVDTSQIGNSSFSFANYGDVFGAMSFGKLSSLPFWIATFSLSMVLIFENMGLLHGLLEDDRKFPRAYQANAISAMTCGLFGTSPTVSTVESAAGITAGGKTGLTSIVTGLLFFASLFALPFVKLIPDSAIAPILIIIGGLMITSIQQIPLNDFSEGFPAFLIIVMIPLTYSIADGIAFGFIAYPILKVALGKRKEVAPSMYIITCLFLAMFVLHAIG
- a CDS encoding MarR family winged helix-turn-helix transcriptional regulator, which translates into the protein MNEKRETLILDLSASFRKMIRLLQNDINTRFAEHMPYNEFSVLRALFLNSPQMASQIASEVNVTSSHITAVTDRLVRKGLVERKRSNSDRRIVYLEITEHGREVTEKLEAVRKEYYKERFKGWSDQEIEMVLELFGRVL
- a CDS encoding SIMPL domain-containing protein, which gives rise to MQGGMNPYLHNVRTANTGKEATITVQGEGVVKAKPNVVILTLGIRTDDKNVKQAQEENAVQSKQLLDALKQLGIADKDIETISYTITPQYEYVNDKALLQGYRVEHLYEITVLNVQKAGEVYDIAVSNGANVAKGLRFRVSHPNKYYEQALIQALHQAVEKARAIASTYNLNINPVPLSFVEESAQLPREVTSYATLHAQAAPPIQSGELEIISTIRAIFTYL